In Prunus dulcis chromosome 1, ALMONDv2, whole genome shotgun sequence, the following are encoded in one genomic region:
- the LOC117616462 gene encoding F-box protein FBW2-like → MESLLFDVPFVCKSWYKASLDPCCWQRLIFPDVSFFGRFVNEYRIDAWKFSTSAFIKFVIGRSKGRATVLSLPPSASETDLKYVSDVCGDLKVLAFHGDEPRVIPKLIGKWKHLEWLMLESGDDFEEILSQIIIHCKDFCGLCVSNDVFCTGEGMAIVNFLPKIKQLIFGRVEIGRDDLMALLLRCKKLLLLEGSDCIGFSPDA, encoded by the exons ATGGAGTCACTGCTTTTTGATGTGCCTTTTGTATGCAAGTCGTGGTACAAAGCAAGCCTCGATCCTTGTTGCTGGCAACGTCTCATATTTCCCGACGTCTCCTTTTTTGGAAGATTTGTCAATGAATATCGAATTGACGCGTGGAAGTTTTCGACTAGTGCGTTTATTAAGTTTGTCATCGGTCGTAGCAAAGGACGTGCTACTGTTCTCAGCCTACCTCCATCTGCTTCGGAAACAGACTTGAAATATGTTTCGGATGT GTGTGGTGATCTCAAGGTTCTGGCATTTCATGGGGACGAACCACGTGTAATCCCAAAGCTGATAGGTAAGTGGAAACATTTGGAGTGGTTAATGTTGGAAAGCGGCGATGATTTCGAAGAAATCCTCTCACAGATCATCATTCACTGCAAGGATTTTTGTGGCTTATGTGTGTCTAATGATGTTTTTTGTACTGGAGAGGGAATGGCAATCGTTAACTTCCTGCCTAAGATTAAACAGTTGATCTTTGGGAGGGTGGAAATTGGTCGGGATGATCTTATGGCGTTACTGCTGCGCTGCAAAAAGCTTCTGCTGCTGGAAGGCAGTGATTGTATAGGTTTTAGTCCGGATGCTTAG
- the LOC117614128 gene encoding F-box/LRR-repeat protein At3g48880-like, translated as MENRLVRWEELGMDCLASVFEKVGMESLLLNIPFVCKSWYKASLSPCCWLSLDFTEILTKYYYTWIESHDRFVKRFVDRSKGHATFLRLPGCCTLEAFKYVADVCPGLKASSLPSELVFLQPSMIIELIEKWENLESLSLKSRINIAELLSPISLHCKNFRRLDIHGASVREDAALSIVKLVPNIEHLSLRGVL; from the exons ATGGAGAATCGTCTAGTAAGATGGGAGGAGTTAGGCATGGACTGTTTAGCAAGTGTTTTTGAAAAGGTTGGTATGGAGTCACTGCTCCTGAATATCCCTTTTGTGTGCAAGTCATGGTACAAAGCGAGTCTCAGTCCTTGCTGCTGGCTAAGTCTCGACTTCACGGAAATTTTAACCAAGTACTACTATACTTGGATTGAAAGCCATGATCGCTTTGTGAAAAGATTTGTAGATCGTAGCAAAGGGCATGCTACTTTTCTCAGGCTACCTGGATGCTGTACCCTCGAAGCATTCAAATATGTTGCAGATGT GTGTCCTGGCCTCAAGGCTTCGTCTTTGCCTAGTGAACTAGTGTTTCTGCAACCTAGCATGATTATAGAACTGATTGAAAAGTGGGAAAATTTGGAGTCATTGTCATTGAAAAGTCGCATAAATATTGCTGAACTCCTTTCACCGATCAGCCTTCACTGCAAGAACTTTCGTCGTTTAGATATACATGGTGCTTCAGTACGTGAAGATGCGGCGTTGTCGATCGTCAAATTGGTGCCTAATATTGAGCACTTAAGCTTGAGAGGGGTATTATGA
- the LOC117614138 gene encoding F-box/LRR-repeat protein At3g48880-like, translating into MACLPASIFVGIPDPFAFHCLYLTFKMENERRWEDLNVDCLVNVFGRVGMQSLLLDVPFVCKSWYTASLSPSCWECLIFPGGFDGFDLPTHDLWSSEGELRNFMDRFRCIYRIDEDHFSLTAFLKVVVNRSRGHATVVRLPGFCSSEAMKYVADVCPRLKALYVDKMIPELIGKWKDLEELFLASSIGIEKTLSEIGIHCKNFWRLHVGNAYICNTETLAIVKLVPNIKHLSLRQADIERDNLVTILQGCKELVALDVSDCRGFDEGDDEIYKLASHITNFRCEGSSSKYSSDSDDNLDQNPVYFFGYESD; encoded by the exons ATGGCTTGTCTTCCTGCTTCCATTTTTGTAGGAATTCCCGATCCTTTTGCTTTTCATTGCCTTTATCTTACATTTAAG ATGGAGAATGAACGAAGATGGGAGGACTTAAATGTGGACTGTTTGGTGAATGTTTTTGGAAGAGTTGGGATGCAGTCACTACTCTTGGATGTTCCCTTTGTGTGCAAGTCATGGTACACAGCATCCCTGAGTCCTTCATGCTGGGAATGTCTCATTTTTCCTGGTGGTTTTGATGGCTTTGATCTTCCAACTCACGATCTTTGGAGTTCTGAGGGTGAACTTAGAAACTTTATGGATAGGTTTCGATGTATATATCGAATTGATGAGGATCATTTCTCTCTCACTGCATTTCTAAAGGTTGTTGTCAATCGTAGCAGAGGGCATGCTACTGTTGTCCGGCTACCTGGATTTTGTTCCTCGGAAGCAATGAAATATGTTGCAGATGT GTGTCCCCGCCTGAAGGCTCTGTACGTTGACAAAATGATTCCTGAACTAATTGGAAAGTGGAAAGATTTGGAGGAGTTGTTCTTGGCGAGCAGCATTGGTATTGAGAAAACCCTGTCAGAGATCGGCATTCACTGCAAGAATTTTTGGCGTTTGCATGTGGGTAATGCCTATATATGTAATACTGAGACATTGGCAATCGTCAAGTTGGTGCCTAATATTAAGCACTTGAGCTTGAGGCAGGCAGACATTGAACGGGATAATCTTGTCACAATACTACAGGGCTGCAAGGAGCTTGTGGCTTTGGATGTCAGTGATTGTAGAGGTTTTGACGAGGGCGATGATGAAATATATAAGCTTGCTTCTCATATTACTAATTTCAGGTGTGAGGGTTCCTCTTCTAAATATTCTTCTGATTCCGATGATAACCTTGATCAAAATCCTGTCTATTTTTTTGGATATGAATCTGATTAA
- the LOC117614147 gene encoding uncharacterized protein LOC117614147 has protein sequence MSWTGWYWVQYLYALITRLRNNKIDTRVSDQWASLPVLFLILDNLREPTDHIRVAAVCKQWRVSAKEYNRISQRWQRELLPMLLVPTATGSKGKPELYNFPGGETSDMELSVPCNMISMCHGHGWLATMDVLEKQLTVRKSKFFWNQQLEQRKQELWTITLVNPFRKAAEPIRLPRLDFCYENSSVIQDLDLFRKCGLIPKHIPKVILSEDPTLNPDSYMVVAVCRRYSTLAFTKGGRKYWTQLFTPLGFMDAIFHKSQVLAVLDCGIILSVDDFNRWSVKTKYFNQEERFESIADEAYLVESTKGDLLHVRRLPKDDHGGSEKRFMVYKLVFNERGGSVQHVEMKSIGDEVMFLSENCSISVLASNFPQCQPNSIYYMDFRLRTEISNFNLEDETITRYPYSSDVSQALWIVDMFNGLC, from the coding sequence ATGTCTTGGACAGGTTGGTATTGGGTTCAATATTTGTACGCTCTCATCACAAGACTAAGGAATAATAAGATTGACACTCGGGTGTCAGATCAATGGGCAAGTCTTCCcgttctttttttaattctggATAACTTGCGGGAACCCACTGACCATATTCGGGTTGCTGCCGTTTGCAAGCAATGGCGTGTTTCTGCAAAAGAATACAATCGCATATCGCAGCGTTGGCAGCGTGAGCTTCTTCCTATGCTCCTGGTTCCAACCGCAACAGGATCCAAAGGAAAGCCAGAACTGTACAACTTTCCTGGAGGAGAAACCTCCGACATGGAGTTATCAGTGCCCTGTAATATGATTAGTATGTGCCATGGCCATGGTTGGTTAGCCACAATGGATGTATTGGAAAAACAACTGACAGTCCGTAAatcgaaatttttttggaaccAACAACTAGAACAGCGCAAACAAGAACTATGGACTATAACTCTGGTGAACCCTTTCAGAAAAGCAGCGGAGCCCATTCGTCTCCCTCGCTTGGATTTCTGTTACGAAAACTCGTCTGTGATTCAAGATTTGGATTTGTTCAGAAAGTGCGGGCTTATACCGAAGCACATCCCGAAGGTTATCTTATCTGAGGATCCCACATTGAATCCAGACAGTTACATGGTTGTAGCAGTTTGCAGACGTTATTCTACGTTGGCTTTCAccaaaggaggaagaaaatattGGACTCAATTATTCACACCGCTGGGTTTTATGGATGCTATATTTCATAAAAGTCAAGTCCTTGCAGTTTTAGATTGCGGAATTATTCTTTCCGTTGATGATTTCAATAGGTGGTCAGTGAAAACAAAGTATTTTAACCAGGAAGAACGGTTCGAAAGTATTGCTGATGAAGCTTATCTCGTGGAATCAACCAAGGGAGACTTGTTGCACGTTCGAAGATTGCCGAAAGATGATCATGGTGGTAGTGAAAAGAGATTCATGGTTTACAAGTTGGTGTTCAATGAGAGGGGTGGATCCGTGCAGCatgttgaaatgaaaagtaTCGGAGATGAGGTTATGTTCCTGAGTGAAAATTGCAGTATCTCGGTTTTGGCTTCAAACTTTCCTCAGTGCCAACCCAATTCCATATATTACATGGATTTTCGTTTGCGGACTGAAATAAGCAATTTCAATTTAGAGGATGAAACCATTACACGATATCCTTACTCTTCGGACGTCTCACAAGCGCTTTGGATTGTGGACATGTTTAATGGGCTCTGCTAG
- the LOC117615400 gene encoding TBC1 domain family member 13 — MFHSPQMVKKRVPEWLNSSLWSSTPSPSLDDDRVQPYTSKPTATTTITSSSSTSDYEPPSMVDPPIPVPPPKPTREDKPPPQPQSTDSLPNHEDKNNTTPSPEDISRQAQLLVELSRKTINLRDLRRIASQGIPDGAGIRSTVWKLLLGYLPPDRGLWSSELAKKRSQYKHFKDELLMNPSEITRKMDNCTNCDTDESKGQSKGLLSRSEITHGEHPLSLGQSSVWNQFFQDTEIIEQIDRDVKRTHPDLHFFSGDSSDAKSNQDALKNILIVFAKLNPGIRYVQGMNEILAPLFYVFKTDPNEEDAASAEADTFFCFVELLSGFRDHFCQQLDNSVVGIRSTITKLSQLLKEHDEELWRHLEITTKVNPQFYAFRWITLLLTQEFNFADSLHIWDTLLSDPEGPQETLLRVCCAMLILIRRRLLAGDFTSNLKLLQNYPPTNIRHLLYVANKLRVQSSG; from the exons ATGTTTCACTCACCTCAAATGGTGAAGAAACGAGTCCCAGAATGGCTCAACAGCTCGCTCTGGTCTTCTACGCCTTCTCCTTCTCTCGACGACGATCGCGTTCAACCCTACACCTCCAAGcccaccgccaccaccacaaTCACCAGTTCTTCTTCTACCTCTGACTACGAGCCACCGTCCATGGTTGACCCACCAATCCCTGTGCCCCCTCCCAAACCCACCAGGGAAGACAAGCCTCCTCCGCAGCCCCAATCCACAGATTCACTCCCTAATCACGAAgacaagaacaacaccactCCTTCCCCCGAAGACATCTCCAGGCAGGCTCAGCTCTTGGTCGAG CTATCAAGAAAGACGATTAATTTGCGCGATTTGCGGAGAATTGCGTCGCAGGGCATACCAGATGGTGCCGGCATACGTTCTACTGTGTGGAAG CTTTTACTTGGATATCTACCACCAGATCGGGGGCTTTGGTCATCTGAGTTAGCTAAAAAGAGGTCACAGTACAAGCATTTTAAAGATGAGCTTTTGATGAATCCT TCAGAAATCACAAGGAAGATGGATAACTGTACAAATTGTGACACTGATGAATCAAAAGGTCAAAGCAAAGGGTTGCTATCAAGATCAGAAATAACTCATGGCGAACATCCATTGAGTCTTGGGCAGTCCAGCGTCTGGAATCAGTTCTTCCAG GACACAGAGATCATAGAGCAGATTGACCGAGATGTAAAGCGTACTCATCCAGACTTGCACTTTTTCTCTGGGGACTCTTCAGATGCTAAATCTAATCAG GATGCTTTGAAGAACATCCTGATTGTATTTGCCAAGCTAAATCCCGGTATAAGATATGTTCAAGGGATGAACGAAATTTTGGCACCACTGTTCTATGTATTCAAGACTGATCCAAATGAGGAAGATGCG GCCTCTGCTGAAGCAGACacattcttttgttttgttgaattaTTGAGTGGCTTCCGGGATCATTTCTGTCAGCAACTTGATAATAGTGTTGTGGGAATTCGTTCCACTATAACAAAATTGTCACAGCTTTTGAAGGAACATGATGAAGAGCTGTGGCGTCATCTTGAGATCACAACCAAA GTCAATCCCCAATTTTATGCATTTAGGTGGATCACCCTTCTCTTAACCCAGGAATTCAATTTCGCAGACAGCCTTCACATTTGGGATACACTTTTAAGTGACCCGGAAGGTCCTCAG GAAACCCTTCTTCGAGTATGCTGTGCAATGTTGATTCTCATTCGGAGGCGCTTACTAGCAGGTGATTTTACCTCTAATCTCAAACTACTGCAGAACTATCCTCCAACAAACATCAGACATCTGCTGTATGTTGCCAACAAGTTGCGTGTACAATCCTCAGGCTAA